A segment of the Fimbriimonadaceae bacterium genome:
GACGACGCTCCGCATCATCGGTGAGGCACAGGCCTACTTGGACGCCCATCGCCTGAGTCAACCTTTTGGTGGGCCGGTCGTCGAGACAATGGACGAGGCGGAACGCGACGCCCTGTTGGGGCAGGTGCTCCCGGTGCTCCGTGGCGCGTCGTCAAAGGAACGGAAGTCGATCCTCCTCGTCGACACTTCGGACGAAGCCCTGGAGTTCGTCAACTCCCGTGAAGCAAAAGACCTCTCGCAGGTCGGGGCCGCATGCCCTGACCATTTGGTCCATACCAAGCGCGTCCCCCTCTTCGTTGACTGGTGCCCCCGCGACGGCGTCGAAGCCCTGGAGGCGAAGGTCAGGGAGGGCGTCGCGCGCTACGTCCGCGAGTACGGCGAGTACTTCGAGGCCAACCGGACGGAGGGTGACGTGATGTTCACGCCGTCGCCCCGGGTCGTCCTCATCCCCGGAGTCGGAATGGTCACCCTTGGGCCCGACGCCACCGGCGCCGACGTCTCGCGTCAGCTTTACCACCGCGCGATGACCGTCATCAAGGGGTCGACGTCCATCGGCGGCTTCGTCTCCTTGTCTGCCGCCGAAAGCTACGGCATCGAGTATTGGCCCCTCGAACTGTACAAGCTCAGCCTCAAACCTGCGCCCAAGGACCTGGAGGGACATGTCGCCCTGGTGACCGGCGCGGCCAGCGGCATCGGTCGTGCCACGGCAAAGCGACTTGCCGCCGAAGGGGCCCATGTCGCCGTCGCGGACATCAACATTGACGGCGCCCACGAGGTCGCGGCGTCGATCCCGGGCCACTGTCGGGCGGTCGCCGTGAAGATGGACGTGACGAGCGAAGAATCCGTCCGGTCGGCTTTCCACCAAACGGTCAAGGCATATGGTGGAGTCGATATTGTCGTGAACAACGCGGGCATCGCGAGCAGCGCGCCCATCGAAGAGACGAGCCTTCAGGACTGGGAACGTAACCAGAGCATTCTCAGCACCGGCTACTTTCTCGTCGCCCGTGAGGCGTTCCGCGTGATGCGCCGACAGGACGTCGGCGGCAACCTCGTCTTCGTCGGAAGCAAAAACAGCGTCGCCGCAGGCAAGAACGCCGCCGCATACAGCGCCGCAAAGGCAGCCGAGCTCCACTTGGCGCGTTGCCTGGCCGAAGAGGGCGGGGCCGCAGGCATCCGGGTGAACAGCGTGCTGCCGGACGGTGTTCTCAGCGGGTCAAGCATCTGGGACGGCAAATGGCGCGCCGAACGCGCTGCCACCTACGGCCTGCAGCCTGACCAACTCGAGGACTTTTACAAGAACCGGACGACGCTCAAGGTCAACGTCACGCCCGAGGACATTGCCGAGGCGGTCACGTTCTTTGCCGGGCCCAAGAGCAAGAAGACCACGGGCGGTGTCCTCACGGTGGACGGCGGCGTCCCGGCCGCCTACGTCCGATAGCCGCCGACCATGATAAAACAGGGTGTGCTCACCGCCGCGGTCCTCGCTGTCGCCGCTTGCGCCCGCCAGGCGCCAACTTCGCAATTGGCCAACCCTGGGCCGGGCCGCCCGTCTCTCGCCACGAACCTCAGTGGTCCGGCCGACTGGAACACCGAGATCCCCTTTGTGGACATGTTCCGGTTCAGCCGGGAATGGATCAGCCAGCAGGACGGCAAGGACTGGGGGCAAGGCCCCAGGCTCGACATTGACGCCAAGGGCTGGGTGAAGCGTCTGGAACCGGGGTGCTGGGCCGAGACGTTTGTCGCCAGCTACGACAAGCATTATCCGTCGGGCGACTACACCGTCCTCTACGACGGCAAAGGAGAACTCGACTTCGGGGCCGGCGGCCCCCAGGGAGCGGTCGGCGGCAACGGCCGGTACATCGTCCACGTCGATTCGACCAAGGGCCACTTTGCCGTCCGCCTGATGAAGACCGACCCGAGCGACCCCGTCCGGAACATTCGCGTCTTGATCCCCGGCTCGGAGAAGACCTACCGGGAGAACCCATTCAACCCGACATTCCTGGCCCGCTGGAAGGGGGTGAGCGCCCTGCGTTTCATGGACTGGATGCAGACCAATGGGAGCAAGGTGAAGACGTGGTCAGAACGTCCCCGCCTGGACGACGCCAATTGGTGCGCCAAGGGTGTCCCGGTGGAGTTGATGGTCGACTTGGCCAATCGTCTCCAGGCCGACGCCTGGTTCTGCATTCCGGTGCAAGCGGACGACGATTACGTGAGACAGTTCGCCGGGCTGGTCCAGAAATCCCTTGACCAGAGGCTACGGGTCTACGTGGAGTTAAGCAACGAGGTCTGGAACCCGGGCTTTGACCAAAGCACCTACGCCGAGCAGCAGGGTGCGGCGGCCCACTTGGGCGACGGGTTCGAAAACCGTTGGCGCTGGTACGCCCTCCGGTCGTCCCAAGTCTTTGCGGCCTGGAACCAGACCTTCCCCCGCCCACGCACCGTCCGGGTCCTCGCCGCCCAGGCAGGCTGGATCGAACCGGCGAAGCAAATCCTCGCGTTTCGCGACGCGGCCAAGAGCGCCGACGTGCTTGCCATCGCCCCCTACGTCGGCTATACCCCTTCGCCCAGTGACAACCCGAGCGCTGACGAGGTGGCCGGGTGGACGGCCGACCAGGTGTTCGGGCACCTTCGCGACAAGGTCTTCCCCGCCGTCGCCGACATGGTCAAAGGGCACAAGGCGCTGGCCGATAAGTACGGCCTGGCCCTGGTCGCCTACGAAGGCGGGCAACACTTGGTCGGTATCCAGGGTGCGGAGAACAACGACCGGCTCACCGAGCTCTTCACCAGCGTCAACCGCGACCCTCGGATGGGCAAAGTCTACGACGACTACCTGAAGCTCTGGCAAAAAAGCGGCGGCGGCCTCTTTGCCAATTTCTCGTCCGTATCGTCTTCGTCCAAATGGGGCTCGTGGGGGGCGATGGAGTATGCCGACGGGAGCAAGGCCGACTCTCCCAAATACGCGGCGTTGATGCGCTGGGCGGCCGGGCTTGGTCAGAAGGTGCCGTAAGCGGCCGGGAAAAATGGTGGCGGACAGGGTGGGATTCGAACCCACGGAGGCTTGCACCTCACCGCATTTCGAGTGCGGCGCACTAGACCACTATGCGACCTGTCCGGGCCCCAAGATTATGACCCAAGGGCCGGACCGGTACCTAGGGTGCGTCGACCGACGATTGACGCTGGGCCAACCGGGACTGGACTTGGTCCACCGTCAGCGGGCCGACGACGCTGCCGTTTGTCTCCACGTAGATGCCCGGCCCGCGGGCCTGGATGTCCGGTCGGACTGAGGCGACGGCGGGATATGTCCACGCCAGGGTCGCCAACGGGTCCCACAGCCGCGCCGTCCGGACACTGTCTGGCCCGACGGTGAAGACGGCGGTGTCGGCCTGTGCCCAGAGGGCGGCCAAGTAAAACGTTCCCAGTTGCCGCGAGATTTTCGCCGCCGCCGGGGCCATCGCGCGGACGATCTGGTCGGCCCGCTCGCGCATCGTGGAGCGTACCGCTGTGTTTGGCTCTAGGCTTGCGTAGGCACGCAAGAGGTACGCCATCTGCGCGCATGTCGAAGGCAGGTCGTCGTCGACCAGCTTCGGAAGGGTCCAGTTCTCCGCGACATCGCCGTAGGCCGAGAACTTGGCGTTGAAGACGACGCCCGGCACGTTCGAGGTGTAGCGGTTCCATGCCGAGTCCAGCACCTTTCTCCCCGACTCAAGCGAGGCGACGTCGCCAAAGAGGCGGAACCGGGTCAGTTCGAGTTCGGCAAAGTTGGTGAAGTCGCCCAGATAAGTGGTGCCCGGCACAGAATTGAAGCTGTGGACCACGTCGCTGTCGTTGACCAAGGCGGCCTGCAATCTGTCCGAAGCGGCCAGGGCCCGGTCAAGTTGGTCCTGCTGGCCGGTGGACGCCGCGTAGCGGAGCAAGGCCGACGCCACCCGCGAACCGACGTCCAGGCTGGACTCCCCCGCCATCGTCGCCGGGGTCGACTGTTCAGCGGCACGCATGCGGTCGACCAACGCCAGGAAGGGGCCCGACTTTGACGACGGTATCGGCCAAGTACCCGCGAAGGGGAGCATGAGCGGGTTCCGCCCTGGGTCGAGCCCAAACAAGTCGGCAGCGTGTCCGGCGTCTTGGCCGAAGACGCGCCGCGCCCGCGAATACGACAGGCTGTAGCGGGCCGACCTCTGGTCAGGCCCGATGTCGGTGCAGCTTGCCGCGTAGAACTTGCCGTCGCTTACAAAGCGGTCAAGAAGGGACTCAAAGATCTGGTCGGCGATCCGCCGGTCCGGCGACCCAGGCTTCCCCTTGGTCAAGGCACCAAGGACTTCCAACATGTCGGCGTTTCGCGCCGCCGAGACACTCAAGCTGACCCGTCGCCACCGGTCGTCGCGGGCCGAGCGGAAGAAGACCCCGTCCAACCAAGAAAACGCCGGGGTCCGCATCAGACTGTCAACTTGGGCCTGGACCGCTTGCTGCTGGCCCGCTCCGATGAGGAAGGCGAAGTCTCGGCTGGGGAGGAGTTGGTTCGGGCCAGATCCCAGGCCCGGCCTGTCCGGCACGAGAGCGGCGAGCAGACCGTCGCGATAGCTGTCAGGATCCGCCACCGCCTGTTCGAAGCCCTCGTCAAGGGACTGGTTCTCACGCCTCTGTTGGACTTCAGCCGAGTCTGACTCGGTACTAGGCTTCGGGTAGCGGACTTCGTCGAGGATCGCGATGAACCGGATGTCGTCGAGCCGTCCTACCGCGGACGAGACGTCGACGACCTTGAGGATGCGGCCGCCGCCGGACAAAAAGAGCAGTTGGCTGTGGGTCTCCCAACCCTGCTCGGCCCGGGTCAGCTGGAGGAAGCACGACGACCACGCCCGATACATCTGGGCGTCCACGCGCACCGGAATGAAATCACGGTTCAACCGCTCGGAGACGTCGCCCGAAGAGAAGACCCTCTTGTCCAGGTCGGACGAGATGTCGCTCCATTCCGTCCCGATGGCGACAAACACCGGCTTGCCCGTCTCGCGCGACCTTTCGAAGACGGCCGGTGACATTTCCTGCCATTCGATCAGTTGTCCCGAGGCCTGGCGCACATACCCGGCCTTGGACGAGGCGAGCCGCTGGTTCACCAACGGGGGGATAAACGGTTTGACAAAGAATGCGACCGTCCCGACCAACACCCAGTAGACGACGGTGTTGGCGGTGACCCGATAAGACTGCCGGGGCGACAAACCGGGCATACGGCCCCATTATGGGCGGGCGGTAACATGGGTGTGATGTCGATTTCTTTGGACGAGGCCAAGCACGTCGCGAGACTGGCGAGGATCGAGCTTGACGGAGCGGAGTTGATGAGCTTCCAAGCCAAGCTCAACGCGCTGCTCGGTCACTTCGAGGACATCCAGCATCTCGACGTCACCGGCCGTTTGCCGAAGCCGCATGCGGTCGCCCTCAGCAACGTCATGGCTGACGACGTGCCGGGCGAGTGCCTGCCTAGGGACGTCGCCCTCGCCCTCTCCGCCGAGACCAAGGCCGGGCTCCACATCGTCCCCACGATCATCGAGGACTGACCACGTGGCGCTCACCCAAATGACGGCGACTGAACTCGCCAAGGCCCTTCGCGCCAAGGAAGTCTCGGCCCGCGAGGTCACGGACGCTTTCTTGGCCCGCATCGAGGCTGAAGACCAGCACTACCGGGCGTACTTGACCGTCGACGCGGAAGGCGCGCGGGCCCAGGCCGACGTGGCCCAGGCTCTGATCGACGCCGGCGCGGGCGGCCCGCTCACGGGTGTCCCGGTGGCGGTCAAGGACAACATCTCTACCAACGGCGTCCGCACGACCTGCGCGAGCAAGATCCTCGACAACTATGTCCCGCCGTTTGACGCGACCGTCGTCAGCCGGCTTCACGACATGGGCTGTCCCATTTTGGGCAAGACCAACCTGGACGAGTTCGCGATGGGGGCGAGTTGCGAGAACAGTGCCTACTTCCCCAGCCATAACCCGTGGGACACCGACTTGGTCCCTGGTGGGAGCTCAGGAGGATCGGCGGCGGCAGTGTCGGCCGAACTCGCACCGGTCGGCCTCGGTTCCGACACCGGCGGCTCGGTGCGCCAACCCGCTTCCCTGTGCGGCATCGTCGGATTCAAGCCGACCTACGGCCGGGTGTCACGGTACGGCCTGGTCGCGTTCAGTTCCAGCTTGGACCAGATCGGCCCCATGGCCAAGAACGTCGAAGACACCGCCCTGCTGGCCGAGGCGGTCAGCGGGCCCGACCCGCTCGACAGCACCTCCCTGCCTCAGGCACCGATCTCGGCGGCCCGCCTGAAGGAAGGGACCGTGAAGGGCAAGAAGTTTGCCCTTCCCAAGGAAGTCTTCTCCGCCGCCGTGGACCCCGGTGTCCGCGAGTGCTTGGAGCTGACGGTCGAAGTCCTTGCCCGCGAAGGCGCCGAGTTCACCGAGGTCAGCCTCCCCGCGATCAGCTACGGGGTGACGACGTACTACATCATCGCTCCTGCCGAAGCAAGCAGCAACTTGGCCCGTTTCGACGGCATCCGGTTTGGGCCGCGCCTCGAGGGCGAGGGTCACATCGGCAATGTCGCAGAGACGCGGGGCAAGCTCTTCGGCCACGAGGTCAAGCTTCGCATCATGGTCGGCACCTACGCCCTGTCGGCGGGTTACTACGACGCCTTCTACTTGCGGGCCCAGCAGGTGCGCGGACTGATGGCCGAGGAGTTCGAGAACGCGTTCAAGGATTTTGACGCCGTCCTTTCGCCGACCAGCCCGGTCGTCGCCTTTCCCATCGGTGGGCTCACCGAGGACCCT
Coding sequences within it:
- a CDS encoding bifunctional aldolase/short-chain dehydrogenase, which gives rise to MTPKNLWNDADAPAGDGLASLTYRSRLLGSDRTLVNIYGGNTSVKAVETDHLGRPCEVLWVKGSGSDIASITDKGFAGLKLAEVLPLFERPEMSDEEMIAYLDRTAFETGRPRQSIETLLHAFVPAKHVDHTHPDAVIAVACSPNGQDAMREIYGTRAAWVEYIRPGFTLSQQIGAAVRDNPQIECVVMGKHGLVTWGPDSKTCYETTLRIIGEAQAYLDAHRLSQPFGGPVVETMDEAERDALLGQVLPVLRGASSKERKSILLVDTSDEALEFVNSREAKDLSQVGAACPDHLVHTKRVPLFVDWCPRDGVEALEAKVREGVARYVREYGEYFEANRTEGDVMFTPSPRVVLIPGVGMVTLGPDATGADVSRQLYHRAMTVIKGSTSIGGFVSLSAAESYGIEYWPLELYKLSLKPAPKDLEGHVALVTGAASGIGRATAKRLAAEGAHVAVADINIDGAHEVAASIPGHCRAVAVKMDVTSEESVRSAFHQTVKAYGGVDIVVNNAGIASSAPIEETSLQDWERNQSILSTGYFLVAREAFRVMRRQDVGGNLVFVGSKNSVAAGKNAAAYSAAKAAELHLARCLAEEGGAAGIRVNSVLPDGVLSGSSIWDGKWRAERAATYGLQPDQLEDFYKNRTTLKVNVTPEDIAEAVTFFAGPKSKKTTGGVLTVDGGVPAAYVR
- a CDS encoding DUF255 domain-containing protein, translated to MPGLSPRQSYRVTANTVVYWVLVGTVAFFVKPFIPPLVNQRLASSKAGYVRQASGQLIEWQEMSPAVFERSRETGKPVFVAIGTEWSDISSDLDKRVFSSGDVSERLNRDFIPVRVDAQMYRAWSSCFLQLTRAEQGWETHSQLLFLSGGGRILKVVDVSSAVGRLDDIRFIAILDEVRYPKPSTESDSAEVQQRRENQSLDEGFEQAVADPDSYRDGLLAALVPDRPGLGSGPNQLLPSRDFAFLIGAGQQQAVQAQVDSLMRTPAFSWLDGVFFRSARDDRWRRVSLSVSAARNADMLEVLGALTKGKPGSPDRRIADQIFESLLDRFVSDGKFYAASCTDIGPDQRSARYSLSYSRARRVFGQDAGHAADLFGLDPGRNPLMLPFAGTWPIPSSKSGPFLALVDRMRAAEQSTPATMAGESSLDVGSRVASALLRYAASTGQQDQLDRALAASDRLQAALVNDSDVVHSFNSVPGTTYLGDFTNFAELELTRFRLFGDVASLESGRKVLDSAWNRYTSNVPGVVFNAKFSAYGDVAENWTLPKLVDDDLPSTCAQMAYLLRAYASLEPNTAVRSTMRERADQIVRAMAPAAAKISRQLGTFYLAALWAQADTAVFTVGPDSVRTARLWDPLATLAWTYPAVASVRPDIQARGPGIYVETNGSVVGPLTVDQVQSRLAQRQSSVDAP
- the gatC gene encoding Asp-tRNA(Asn)/Glu-tRNA(Gln) amidotransferase subunit GatC, which translates into the protein MSISLDEAKHVARLARIELDGAELMSFQAKLNALLGHFEDIQHLDVTGRLPKPHAVALSNVMADDVPGECLPRDVALALSAETKAGLHIVPTIIED
- the gatA gene encoding Asp-tRNA(Asn)/Glu-tRNA(Gln) amidotransferase subunit GatA — protein: MALTQMTATELAKALRAKEVSAREVTDAFLARIEAEDQHYRAYLTVDAEGARAQADVAQALIDAGAGGPLTGVPVAVKDNISTNGVRTTCASKILDNYVPPFDATVVSRLHDMGCPILGKTNLDEFAMGASCENSAYFPSHNPWDTDLVPGGSSGGSAAAVSAELAPVGLGSDTGGSVRQPASLCGIVGFKPTYGRVSRYGLVAFSSSLDQIGPMAKNVEDTALLAEAVSGPDPLDSTSLPQAPISAARLKEGTVKGKKFALPKEVFSAAVDPGVRECLELTVEVLAREGAEFTEVSLPAISYGVTTYYIIAPAEASSNLARFDGIRFGPRLEGEGHIGNVAETRGKLFGHEVKLRIMVGTYALSAGYYDAFYLRAQQVRGLMAEEFENAFKDFDAVLSPTSPVVAFPIGGLTEDPLKLKLIDFCTIPANMGGFPSISLPCGLSNDLPVGMLLTGPVMGDEALLQTAYGVERALGRDYRRPPIL